A single genomic interval of Helianthus annuus cultivar XRQ/B chromosome 13, HanXRQr2.0-SUNRISE, whole genome shotgun sequence harbors:
- the LOC110899254 gene encoding uncharacterized protein LOC110899254: MADENTATPRRDPSIIQILKDNVVQNAKPLNELVKRWSVWREPRCTTRCLFVVICLRCKIKGAGRCGFGLESAMALLAGKRMAKTGIFLDSYLLYYNLRFVCLM; this comes from the exons ATGGCCGATGAAAACACAGCGACACCAAGGAGAGACCCATCAATAATCCAG attcTGAAGGACAATGTGGTTCAGAATGCAAAACCATTGAACGAGCTTGTCAAGAG GTGGAGCGTTTGGAGGGAACCAAGGTGCACGACCAGGTGCCTTTTCGTCGTTATAT GTTTGCGATGTAAGATCAAGGGTGCTGGCAGGTGTGGCTTTGGGTTAGAATCCGCAATGGCGTTACTTGCTGGAAAACGAATGGCGAAAACCGGGATCTTTCTTGATTCGTATCTTTTATATTACAACTTGCGCTTCGTATGTTTAATGTAA